From the Chryseobacterium sp. G0201 genome, the window GCGGTTCAATTCTTAGTCACATTTTCGGTGGTGATAAGCAGAATGTTGAGAACCAATTATCACAGAACACAGGAATTTCTATTGATAAAATCGGACCTATCCTAGCCATGTTAGCTCCTGTTATCATGGGTTATATCGGAAAAGAAAAACAACAGAGCAATGTTGGAGCAGGAGGTTTGGGAGATCTTTTGGGAGGTATTTTAGGAAATGCTTCTAATCAGGCTCAAGCCCAAGGTTCAAATCCATTGAATGATATTCTAGGAAGTGTTCTTGGTGGCGGACAATCTCAATCTTCAGGAAATCCTTTAAATGATATTTTAGGAGGCGTTCTTGGAGGTGGTGGAAACCAACAAAAACAACAAGATGGCGGCGGCGGATTAGGAGATATCCTTGGCGGCATTTTTGGAAAATAAATAATTTAATTTGAATACAAAAAAAGACCGAAGAGAAATCTTTGGTCTTTTTTATTTTTAAGAAAAATCAGTATTATTTAGATTTTTCTTCTGAAGGTGTAATCTGTTTTGAAGCCTTTCTAAGTCTTCTTTTACCATAACTTCCGTTATTGATTTTTCCTCTTCTTGATTTTTTGTCTCCTTTTCCCATAGATGAATTATTTTGTTGATTAGTACGAATTTAAGCATTCGCATTTAAAAGTCAATCAATTAACTTGTTAAAAATTTTATAATGTTTGACTTAAAAGTTGAAAAATGAAATTTATATCCAATTGTAACTTCCATCTTCCAGCATCTGACTTCCAGTTTATATCATCAAACTTTCACCGTTTTCCATTTTCCTTTTTTAAACAAAATAAAAGCAACAATTGTAATCAAAGTTTCCGCTGTTGGAATAGAAATAAAAACACCTTTCGGACCCATTCCCAAATGTTTTGAAAGAAAATACGCCAACGGAATCTGAAACATCCAAAACCCGAAAAAGTTGACCCAAGTCGGTGTCCATGTATCTCCGGCTCCATTAAAAGCATTGATCATCACCATACCAATTCCGTAGAAAACAAATCCCACACTCATAATGTGTAAAGCATTTGTTGCATAATTTTTAATTTCTATTTCTTTCGTGAAAAATCCTACCAGAAAATCGCCCAACAAAAAGAAAAGCAAACTCACAATGAGCATGAAAATAACATTATATTTAACAGTTTTCATGACAGATTGTTCTGCCCTCAACATTTCATTGGCTCCCATATTTTGACCAACCAACGTTGATGCGGCATTGCTCAATCCCCAAGCCGGAAGCATGAAAAACATCATTAATCTAAGTGCTGTCTGGTAACCTGCTGATGCGTTTTCTTCTCCGGTCGTTGCCACCAATTTTGCTAAGAAAATCCAACTACAAGATGCAATGACAAATTGAAAAATTCCCGGAGTTGCAATTTTCACCGTTGATTTTATTAGTTTGAAATCAGGTTTAAAATAATTTAATTTTATCCGAATGTCTGTATCAGCAACCAAAAGATGATATAATTGATAAATAACTCCAATACTTCTTCCGATCGTTGTTGCAAGAGCCGCACCTGTTAATCCCATCGCCGGAATAGGACCGAAACCTTTAATTAAAACCGGACAAAGAATAATATTGGCAATATTGGCGATCCAAAGACTTTTCATCGCAATGGCAGCATTTCCCGCACCTCGGAAAATTCCGTTGATTAAAAATAAAAGCATGATGATCACACTGCTTCCCATCATAATTCTTGTAAAATCTTTACCGTAAGCTGCTGCTTCAGGTTTTGATCCCATTAGAATTAAAATTTCTTCTGCATAAATAACTCCAACTAAACTTAAAATAAAAGTAATGAAAAATGAAACCAAAATTACCTGCGCTGCACTTTGAGAAGCTTTTTCAGGATTTTTTTCGCCAATTCTTCTTGCAACCAAAGCCGTTGCAGCCATACTCATTCCGATTGCAATAGAATACATGATTGAAAGTACAGATTCTGTAAGCCCGACCGTTTGTATTGCAAACCCGCTTTCTTTAAGATGACCTACAAAATAAAGATCCACTAAGGCAAAAACGGATTCCATTGCCATTTCCAGCATCATCGGAATCGCCAAAAGAAGAACCGCGCTCCTGATCCCGATTTTGATATAATCTACACTCTCGCTACTGAATGCTTTTTTGATGAAATCTATATACTTTGTCATAGCTGTAAAAATCTACGTCAAAAGTATTGATTCAGAAATGATAAATAATTAGCATATGGAAAGTTTTTCGAAAACTTACATCAGACTTCGAAACATTTTAAACAAATTAAAATTTAATGTATTATTTTTAATCAAAACATTACTCTCGATATCATTAAAAGATATATTTTGAAAAAAACATACGTTTTAAGTCATGATAATAAATAATTTTATCAAAAAATGAATTAGCTTTGTATATTCATAAAAAATAAAAATTTCATGAAAAAAATAATCTCTACTTTATTAGTATTCGGAATCTCCATATTTGCCAACCTATTATTTGCGCAGCAGATTTCAAAGGAAAAAAGAGTTGCTTTTCAGACAGACAATATAGAAATACTTAAAAAAAACTTCGCAAAAGAAGATTACAACAAATGTTTCGGAGCTAAAGAAACTTCATACAATCTGCTTTCTTTTAGTGTAAAACACGATAAAAAAAATGTTTTTAATTATTTGCTATCCAATAATGTAGACGTTAATAAAGCATGTGATAATCAAACACCGTTGATGATCGCTGCAAAATACGGAAGAGCAGATCTTGCAAAAGCATTGCTGAAAAAAGGAGCAACAAAGACTTTGAAAAATGACAAAGGACAAACGGCTAAAGATTATTCTGTAGAATACAAAAAGCCTGCTCTTACAGAAATTTTAAAATAGAAATATTCAAAATACAATGTAAAAACTTCCGAAAGGGAGTTTTTTTGTTTTTAAAACCTGCAAAAATCTTATCTTTGCAAACGAAAATTAAAGGCTCAAAACTTTGGGTCTTAAACATTGAACTTTAAACAAATAATTATGTTTCGATCGCACACAAACGGAGAATTATCTCTGAAAAATCTTAATGAAGAAGTTACACTTTCAGGATGGGTACAAACCATTCGTGATAAAGGATTTATGATTTGGATAGATCTTCGAGATCGTTACGGAATTACTCAGTTGGTTTTCGATCAAGACCGTTCTTCAGTGGAATTGATGGAAAATGCAAAAAAACTGGGACGTGAATTTGTAATTCAGGTTACAGGAAAAGTTATCGAAAGAGTAAGCAAAAACCCCAACATTCCAACAGGAGAAATTGAAATTTTAGTTGAAAAATTAGAAGTTCTTAATGAATCTCAACTTCCACCTTTCACCATTGAAGATGAAACGGACGGTGGCGAAGAATTAAGAATGAAATACCGTTACTTGGATATCAGAAGAGCACCGGTAAGAGATAAATTGATCTTCCGTCACAAAATGGCGCAGAAAGTGAGAAATTATCTTTCAGACGAAGGATTTATTGAGGTTGAAACTCCGGTTTTAATCAAATCTACTCCGGAAGGAGCGAGAGACTTCGTTGTACCGAGCAGAATGAATCCGGGGCAATTCTATGCATTACCACAATCACCACAGACTTTCAAACAATTGTTGATGGTTGGCGGAATGGATAAGTATTTCCAAATCGTAAAATGTTTCCGTGACGAAGATTTAAGAGCCGACAGACAGCCGGAATTCACACAAATCGACTGCGAAATGGCTTTTGTAGAGCAGGAAGACGTGATGAATGTTTTTGAAGGAATGACCAAAACGCTGATCAAAGATATTACAGGTCAGAAATTCGGAACTTTCCCAAGAATGACTTTTGCGGATGCGATGCAGAAATACGGAAACGACAAACCGGATATCCGTTTCGGAATGGAGTTCGTGGAATTGAATGAATTAGTAAAAGGAAAAGATTTCAAAATATTTGACGACGCAGAATTGGTTGTCGGAATCAATGTTGAAGGTTGCGCAGATTACACAAGAAAGCAAATCGATGAGCTTGTTGATTGGGTAAAACGTCCACAAATTGGAGCGACAGGATTGATTTGGGCTAAATTTCAGAATGACGGTGTGAAAACCTCTTCTGTGAATAAATTCTACAACGAGGAAGATTTAGCGAAAATCATCGAGAAATTCGGAGCAAAAGAAGGAGATTTAATGTTGATTCTTTCAGGAAACGAGCACAAAGTAAGAACTCAGCTTTCTGCGTTGAGAATGGAGCTTGGAAACCGTTTGGGATTAAGAAAAGGAGATGTTTTCGCACCACTTTGGGTTGTTGATTTCCCGTTATTGGAATTTGACGAAGAAAGCGGACGTTACCACGCAATGCATCACCCTTTCACCTCTCCAAAGCCGGAAGATATTCATCTATTAGAAACTGATCCAGGAAAAGCAAGAGCAAACGCATACGATATGGTTTTGAACGGAAACGAAATCGGTGGTGGTTCTATCAGAATTTTTGATAAAGATTTACAGTCAAGAATGTTTGACTTATTAGGATTCTCAAAAGAAGAAGCAGAAGCTCAGTTCGGATTCTTAATGAACGCCTTCAAATACGGAGCTCCGCCTCACGGTGGTTTAGCCTTTGGGTTTGACCGTTTGGTAGCAATTCTTGACGGAAATGAAGTGATCAGAGATTATATCGCTTTCCCTAAAAATAATTCAGGGCGTGATGTGATGATCGATGCACCTGCTTCAATTGCTGATGAACAGCTCGATGAATTGGAATTGAAATTAAATTTAAAAGCATAAATTTAAAGCGGAGATTTTTTCTCCGCTTTTTTATTTCTTTGAATTTTTAAAAAAGAAGTTATCCAACTCAGAACCCAATTCACCAACTTTTTCCATAAGAATTTCATCATATTTTGCGTAAAGATCATTATTTCTGACTTCAAAAAATTCAGGATAAAACTTATTAACTTCTTTTTGTACAACTTCGTCTAGAGCTTCAATAAATAAAATCCGTCTAGAATTACTATTAGCAAGATCAGGCTGAAACTGGCGTTCAAATTCTCGAAAATCTTCTATATAAGAAGGATTTATTATTTTCTCTGACCATTCAATATGTTTATGTATTTTATCTACAGGAAGATTTTGAAAATACTTTTCTACAAAAGAATGTAACGGAAATTCTTCTCCATGTAATATTTTCAAAATCTTGCCATCTTTCATTCCATAACTTCTTATACTTTTGCTAACTTTATTAACATAAGCCGCAGCATCAGGTTCAGAATTTTCAAGAAATTTTATTATATCCCATAAATACACAATAAAAGGAACAGACACTTCATTTCCGTCATTTTTTTTAAAGAAAATATGGAATTTTACAAGATCTGTTCCGAAATCTAGCATATCACTAATTTCTTCAATACGAGTGATCTTATTCATCATTTTGTAGTTTATTTTAATTAAAATTTAAAACAAATATATTAATTTTTCAACGGCACAATCATTGCAGACTCTTACCCAAAACGTAAGACAATGAAAGCAATTTGGAACGGTGCCATTGGCTTTGGTTTAGTTAATATTCCTGTGAAGATTTATTCTGCCACAGAAACCAGTAAATTGGATTTGGATATGCTTGATAAATCTGATTTTTCGAATATTAAATTCAAAAGAGTCAACGAGAAAACAGGCAAAGAAGTAAAATGGGAAAACATTGTAAAAGGTTATCTCATGGACGACAAATACATCATTCTTGATGAAGAAGATTACGAAGCCGCAAGTCCCGAAAAAAGCAAAATACTTTCTATCGATCAATTTGTGAAAGAAGTTGAAGTTGATTCCGTTTATTTTGAAAATCCTTATTTTTTGGAACCTCAGAAAAATGGGGAAAGTGCTTACAGACTTTTATTAAAAGCTTTATCTGAAACAAAAATGGTCGGTGTCGGAACTTTTGTTCTTCGCGAAAGTGAGGCGATTGGAATGATTCGACCTTATAATGATGAAGTTTTGGTTTTAAATCGATTGAGATTTGCTCAGGAAATGAGAGATTATAAAGATTTAAAAATTCCTGAAAAAAAAGCCCCAAAACCCGCCGAACTCAAAATGGCGGTAAATCTTATCGAACAGCTTTCCCAAGAATTTGATCCGGAAATGTATAAAGATACTTATGCCGAAGCATTACTGAAAATCATTAAGCAAAAAGCAAAAGGCAAAGGAGTAAAAACCAAAAAAGCCGAACCAGCAAAAGAAGGCAAAGTAATCGACTTAATGGCTCAATTAAAAGCAAGTTTACAAAGTCCGAAATCTAAAAATGCATCGTAATGGCTCTCAAAGATTATAACGAAAAACGTAAGTTCGACGAAACCACCGAACCCAAAGGCAAAGCAAAAAAGAGTAATGACAAACTTATTTTTGTGATTCAAAGGCATGCCGCATCGCGTCTTCACTATGATTTCAGGTTAGAAATGGAAGGCGTTTTGAAAAGTTGGGCAGTTCCGAAAGGTCCGTCACTGGATCCGAAAGACAAACGTCTGGCGATGATGGTGGAAGATCATCCTTACGATTATAAAGATTTTGAAGGAAATATTCCCGAAGGAAATTATGGAGCCGGACAAGTAGAAGTCTGGGACAGCGGAACTTACGAACCTTTGGATGAAACCAGCAAACTTTCGGACGAAAAAGAATTGTTGAAAGAATTAAAAGCAGGTTCGTTAAAATTCATTTTACACGGCAAAAAACTGAAAGGTGAATTCGCTTTGGTTAAAATGAAAAATGCCGAAAACAACGCTTGGTTATTAATCAAACATAAAGACGATTTTGCAGAGGAAAAATATGATGCGGAAGAAAATACATCAAAAAATTCTCAGGTCACCAAATTTTTAGAGGAAAAAAAAAGCCTAAAAAGCAACAAAGAGAAGTTATAACTTCAGAAATAAAGCCTAAATTTCAACGATTCAATTCTTTAGGTGACGAAAAAAAATTAGAGAATTTCATTAAACCGATGTTTGCCAAATTTTTTGAAAAAGCATTTGATGATGAAGACTGGATTTTTGAAATAAAATGGGACGGTTATCGCGCTATTGCTGATCTCAGCAATGAAAAACCTCTCTTCTACTCCCGAAATGGAATTTCTTTTTTATCAAAATTTGATAAAGTCTCAAAGAATTTTGATCAACAGAAGCACAAAATGATTCTTGATGGTGAAATTGTGGCTTATGACGAAAACGGAAAGCCAAATTTTCAACTATTACAACAAATTGGAGACAATCCCAATTTAGCCTTAGTTTATCAGGTTTTCGATTTACTTTGGCTCAATGGCCATTCTACGGAAGAGATCCCTTTAATTCAACGGAAAGAGCTTTTAAAAGAGGCTTTGATTGAAACGGAAGTCATCAAATATTGTGATCACATCCCGGAAAAAGGTATCGATTTTTTTAATGAAATGAAAAAAATGCAATTGGAGGGAATGATCGCCAAAAAATCAGACAGTCTTTATATTGAAAACTACAGAAGTTCGGATTGGCTGAAAATAAAATTCACCAATACAGAAGAAGCTATAATTTGTGGATTTACAAAGCCGAGAGGCTCGAGAGAAGGTTTTGGAGCGTTGATTTTAGGAAAATATATTGACGGAAAGTTGATTTATTCCGGTCACACGGGAACAGGTTTTAATAAAGAATCATTGAATCTGCTTCATGAAAGACTGAAAAAATTAGTTATAAAAACATCTCCGTTTGAAGCCGTTCCTAAAACGAATATGCCTGTAACATGGACAAAACCTGAATTGGTCTGCGAAATAAAATATTCTGAGATTACCAAAGACGGAATTTTCCGGCATCCTGTTTTTGTTGCGATCCGTGAAGATAAAAACCCCGAAGATACAAACGAAAAACCTAAAGAGATGAAAGCCAAAACACCAGCAAAAAAGACATCAACTTCAGAAAAAGAAAAGGAAATCACTTTAGACAAACATAAAGTAAAACTTACCAATCAGGATAAAGTTTATTTTCCGAAAGATGAGATTACAAAAGGTGATGTAATCGAATATTATCAATCTGTCGCCAATTTTATTTTACCACATTTGAAAAACCGTCCGTTGTCATTAAACCGTTTTCCCAATGGAATTGATGAGCAAAGCTTTTATCAAAAAGATGCAAGTGACAATATTCCTGACTGGATAAAAACAACGCAGGTTTATTCGGAATCTAATGATAAATACATTGATTATATTTACTGTAATGACAAGGCGACATTGGCTTATCTGAATAATTTAGGTTGTATTGATCTGAATCCTTGGAACTCTTCGCTTCCTGATTTGGAGCATCCTGATTTTATGGTTTTAGATCTCGATCCTTCGAAGAAAAATAGTTTTGATGATGTAATTGAAACCGCTTTGCAGGTTAATGAGGTTTTAAATTCAATTAAAATTAAAGGCTATTGTAAAACTTCTGGAAGTACAGGAATTCACGTCTACATTCCGATGGGTGGGAAATATGATTTTGACCAAGTGAAAGATTTTGCGCATATTTTAATGAAGCAAGTCAATGAAAAGCTTCCAAAAATAACAACTTTAGAAAGAAGTTTGCAAAAAAGAGACGACAAGAAAATCTACCTAGATTATCTTCAAAATAGAACCGGACAAACATTGGCAAGTGTTTACAGCTTACGACCAAAAGAAGGTGCTTCTGTGTCTATGCCTTTGGAATGGGAAGAATTAAAGCCAGGTTTGAAACCAACTGATTTTAATATTCATAATGCTTTGGAAAGAATTAAAGAAAAAGGTGATTTGTTCAAACCTGTTTTGGGTAAGGGAATCGATATGATGAAGGCGTTGGAATTGTTGCAGGATCTTGAATAATTTTGGTATTTTTGAATGAACTAAAAATACAGAATGAAAACTTCAATTTTATTAATTCTCATTTTTTGTTTGAGTTGTTCTGAGAAAAAAACAGATAAAAAGTCAAACTACGATCAACCGAATTATTCATTTGATAATATATTAAGTTACCGCAAAGAAGATACCATATTTATAAAATCAAGATTTCAAGATTGTGGAGAATGGGGTGGTCATGAGGAATTAGTTAAAATCTACCGCTCAGAACGAAAACCC encodes:
- a CDS encoding DUF937 domain-containing protein, yielding MSLIDLLTGNTGNEVAQQAENKFGISKNQIIALLAVAAPLVISYLRNKSQDAKEAEALNNALDKDHDGSILNDSSQLEARQAEGGSILSHIFGGDKQNVENQLSQNTGISIDKIGPILAMLAPVIMGYIGKEKQQSNVGAGGLGDLLGGILGNASNQAQAQGSNPLNDILGSVLGGGQSQSSGNPLNDILGGVLGGGGNQQKQQDGGGGLGDILGGIFGK
- a CDS encoding 30S ribosomal protein THX yields the protein MGKGDKKSRRGKINNGSYGKRRLRKASKQITPSEEKSK
- a CDS encoding MATE family efflux transporter — protein: MTKYIDFIKKAFSSESVDYIKIGIRSAVLLLAIPMMLEMAMESVFALVDLYFVGHLKESGFAIQTVGLTESVLSIMYSIAIGMSMAATALVARRIGEKNPEKASQSAAQVILVSFFITFILSLVGVIYAEEILILMGSKPEAAAYGKDFTRIMMGSSVIIMLLFLINGIFRGAGNAAIAMKSLWIANIANIILCPVLIKGFGPIPAMGLTGAALATTIGRSIGVIYQLYHLLVADTDIRIKLNYFKPDFKLIKSTVKIATPGIFQFVIASCSWIFLAKLVATTGEENASAGYQTALRLMMFFMLPAWGLSNAASTLVGQNMGANEMLRAEQSVMKTVKYNVIFMLIVSLLFFLLGDFLVGFFTKEIEIKNYATNALHIMSVGFVFYGIGMVMINAFNGAGDTWTPTWVNFFGFWMFQIPLAYFLSKHLGMGPKGVFISIPTAETLITIVAFILFKKGKWKTVKV
- a CDS encoding ankyrin repeat domain-containing protein — encoded protein: MKKIISTLLVFGISIFANLLFAQQISKEKRVAFQTDNIEILKKNFAKEDYNKCFGAKETSYNLLSFSVKHDKKNVFNYLLSNNVDVNKACDNQTPLMIAAKYGRADLAKALLKKGATKTLKNDKGQTAKDYSVEYKKPALTEILK
- the aspS gene encoding aspartate--tRNA ligase — protein: MFRSHTNGELSLKNLNEEVTLSGWVQTIRDKGFMIWIDLRDRYGITQLVFDQDRSSVELMENAKKLGREFVIQVTGKVIERVSKNPNIPTGEIEILVEKLEVLNESQLPPFTIEDETDGGEELRMKYRYLDIRRAPVRDKLIFRHKMAQKVRNYLSDEGFIEVETPVLIKSTPEGARDFVVPSRMNPGQFYALPQSPQTFKQLLMVGGMDKYFQIVKCFRDEDLRADRQPEFTQIDCEMAFVEQEDVMNVFEGMTKTLIKDITGQKFGTFPRMTFADAMQKYGNDKPDIRFGMEFVELNELVKGKDFKIFDDAELVVGINVEGCADYTRKQIDELVDWVKRPQIGATGLIWAKFQNDGVKTSSVNKFYNEEDLAKIIEKFGAKEGDLMLILSGNEHKVRTQLSALRMELGNRLGLRKGDVFAPLWVVDFPLLEFDEESGRYHAMHHPFTSPKPEDIHLLETDPGKARANAYDMVLNGNEIGGGSIRIFDKDLQSRMFDLLGFSKEEAEAQFGFLMNAFKYGAPPHGGLAFGFDRLVAILDGNEVIRDYIAFPKNNSGRDVMIDAPASIADEQLDELELKLNLKA
- a CDS encoding Ku protein → MKAIWNGAIGFGLVNIPVKIYSATETSKLDLDMLDKSDFSNIKFKRVNEKTGKEVKWENIVKGYLMDDKYIILDEEDYEAASPEKSKILSIDQFVKEVEVDSVYFENPYFLEPQKNGESAYRLLLKALSETKMVGVGTFVLRESEAIGMIRPYNDEVLVLNRLRFAQEMRDYKDLKIPEKKAPKPAELKMAVNLIEQLSQEFDPEMYKDTYAEALLKIIKQKAKGKGVKTKKAEPAKEGKVIDLMAQLKASLQSPKSKNAS
- a CDS encoding DNA polymerase ligase N-terminal domain-containing protein — protein: MALKDYNEKRKFDETTEPKGKAKKSNDKLIFVIQRHAASRLHYDFRLEMEGVLKSWAVPKGPSLDPKDKRLAMMVEDHPYDYKDFEGNIPEGNYGAGQVEVWDSGTYEPLDETSKLSDEKELLKELKAGSLKFILHGKKLKGEFALVKMKNAENNAWLLIKHKDDFAEEKYDAEENTSKNSQVTKFLEEKKSLKSNKEKL
- the ligD gene encoding DNA ligase D; its protein translation is MFAKFFEKAFDDEDWIFEIKWDGYRAIADLSNEKPLFYSRNGISFLSKFDKVSKNFDQQKHKMILDGEIVAYDENGKPNFQLLQQIGDNPNLALVYQVFDLLWLNGHSTEEIPLIQRKELLKEALIETEVIKYCDHIPEKGIDFFNEMKKMQLEGMIAKKSDSLYIENYRSSDWLKIKFTNTEEAIICGFTKPRGSREGFGALILGKYIDGKLIYSGHTGTGFNKESLNLLHERLKKLVIKTSPFEAVPKTNMPVTWTKPELVCEIKYSEITKDGIFRHPVFVAIREDKNPEDTNEKPKEMKAKTPAKKTSTSEKEKEITLDKHKVKLTNQDKVYFPKDEITKGDVIEYYQSVANFILPHLKNRPLSLNRFPNGIDEQSFYQKDASDNIPDWIKTTQVYSESNDKYIDYIYCNDKATLAYLNNLGCIDLNPWNSSLPDLEHPDFMVLDLDPSKKNSFDDVIETALQVNEVLNSIKIKGYCKTSGSTGIHVYIPMGGKYDFDQVKDFAHILMKQVNEKLPKITTLERSLQKRDDKKIYLDYLQNRTGQTLASVYSLRPKEGASVSMPLEWEELKPGLKPTDFNIHNALERIKEKGDLFKPVLGKGIDMMKALELLQDLE